The Gammaproteobacteria bacterium genome contains the following window.
CATGTCCAAACTTGATTGGTAGTACGGCATAAAGGGCTCTGTATCGACCTCTAATTTAGCAAACGGAAATTGATAAAAGGTTTGTGGATTACCAATCACATCGACTTCTTTCATCACAATATGATCGGCATGAAGATTGCCACTTTGCGAACCGTTATGTCCTGTTCCCATCGGAAATCCGGTCATCGCATAAACGAGTGAAGAACCTAATGCATCCGATTCAACATCCAACAATATGGCGGCTTCCCACCAGGGATTATCACCCGCTGCATTAAACACGCTAACAATTAAATCCGGTAAGTATTCATCAAGCTCTAACGTCGTATGAGTCACAGGTACGCCTGAAGACGTATCCAGCCACTGACATTCTCCAATAATTTTAAAATGTGTATACTCAGGATAATGTGGATAAATTTTTGCTAGAATTTCCGGCGTAGTGATCGTAGTAGGCGGTGCAGTGTCTGCTTCGCAAACAGCTGGAAAACTAACGATTATCATAAGCGTAAATAAAAGCTTTAAAACATTAATCATCAAAGCCCTCATCTTCTCGCGTTTTTTGCGTGATATTTTTTAACCGCTCACCGACTACTTTGGCCGCTTCCAGTTCAGACACATTATTTTCTTGCATGATATGTTGACGTTCTGCTTTTTCACTTTGTTCCGTCATCGCCATCGCGAGTGCAAAGCGTGGCGGAATGTTTCTAAACAAACCTTGATAGCGAGAGCTCAATAAAACACCTTCAGAATAAAGCCCGGCATGTTTTTGCACATTTAAAATAAGAGAGCGTTGTTCTGCGGTCAGTTGTCGTAATTGCTCAACGTTATCCACTTCATCGGGAGATAGCGCTAAACACAACCACGTCTCCATCATCGCGAGTACTTTTTTAGCTTCATTATCACTAAAATCTTTAACGTTTTGTGTGACTGGAATTAACCAGAGCCCAAGCTTTCTGGCGACTTTTGCCATCAAGACCAAGAAAGCACACACGAGTGGATTTTTCATAGGGATATGCGCTTCATCGATAATAAGAATCGTTGGACGCGTGCTGCGCTGATTTGCTTCTGCAATCGCTAAAATTTTGGATAATAATGAAATCATCAAAAGTGACATCATGACCATGTTATTTGCATCACTCGTGTCTTGTAAAAAACCGAGATTGATGTGCATATAATCAGAATCCATTAGTGCTTCAGACGGTCGATTAAAAAAGCGGGATTTCGTTGGCATTGTTGTAAAGCTTTTCATGGTACGTGCCATTTCATCTAAACGACGTGCAAGATATTCCTTGTTAATAGTTTTAGATTTTTTCTCAAAATACTCCACAATATGTTGAATGAGTACTTGCGGCACATTGTTTTCTTTACACTCTTTAATCGCTTCAACCAAAGTTTCACTAATTAAATTCAAATCTGCCAAAGTAAACCGCGCTTCTTCTTGTGGCATACCGCCCGTAATCATATTACGCAACGCCATCACCATTTCAGATAAAATATCGCGATTTTCCTCTGCGCTTTTTTGAGCGCTATTGTTCTCCGCATTTACAACCGGTGAATCTAAAACTTCTTGAATTTTTTCAGTATGACGATGAATTACTTTGATTAAAGCCTCTTCTGCACCCACTTCACGCTGTTGTAATAAAAAGGCTTCTTCTTCCAATATTTTTTCAAGCGCTTCATAGCTTTCTGAAAAAGGATTGATGGCAATAGGATTTTTTCGATCAAACGTCATTTGCGTGACTTTTTTACCATGACTACGAATATATTGTGTTAACAGATCAAAGGATCCCCCTGCTTCAATAATAAAAACACGTGCATTTTTAATGGCTAACAGTGGTAACACGACCGTATTAATAAATACCGATTTACCCGCGCCTGTACTGCCCACCACAAACATATGCGAATTCGCCATTTTAAAATCTTTATGGTAGGGGTCAAAAATAAACGCTTCGCCGCCTCGATTAAAAAGTGTGAAAAGCGGATGTAACCCATCGCCCCGAGAACGCCCATAAAACGGCAAGAGTGCCGCGACTTCTGTTGCAAATTGATAGGTCGAACGAAACACGCGTTGCTTTTCAAATTGATAATCAAAATTCATCGGCAAGAATCGCAAATACATATCAAGTGGATTTTTTTCATACTCGGGTAATATTGCATTCAAATTCACAAGATTGAGTTCATTCATAATTTGATTTTCAATCGACGATAAGCCCTCTAACGTTGGACTCGCATAATAAATCGCGTGAACGACGCGAAAGAGACGATTACCATTTTTCATTTCATAACGCGCTGTTTCAATATCCGCTTTGATCAGCTGTGGTTCACGATCAAACCCCATCGCACTTTTTTCAATAATGCTTAAATGTTTTTCA
Protein-coding sequences here:
- a CDS encoding TIGR03756 family integrating conjugative element protein, translated to MINVLKLLFTLMIIVSFPAVCEADTAPPTTITTPEILAKIYPHYPEYTHFKIIGECQWLDTSSGVPVTHTTLELDEYLPDLIVSVFNAAGDNPWWEAAILLDVESDALGSSLVYAMTGFPMGTGHNGSQSGNLHADHIVMKEVDVIGNPQTFYQFPFAKLEVDTEPFMPYYQSSLDMGDRSGTAELLRPEAVDPFDYYVGPDFYNHWGYEFPRSMTVNIDNDYKASVVLALHAVDIVTNRNVLHTVQSTEDSCGDNCAVANVIEEMNDEHAIWQEVYPNDRHIKLGEDDSTELESLGAEDEAAGNGNYVFVIWRHYKGCQQAPGHIVLKTVSVPDTDKR
- a CDS encoding conjugative transfer ATPase, which codes for MLNVQQALKKYFRPFIEKKDIERQQEIFPSFAERLGFEEWSESEKCFLLQDGRSVARVFEVRDVATDSRPQEMINEFHEKITQALSQIIPLEKENPWVLQIFVQEEATLDPLMQRLKNYVPESQKDDSLTQDYLAMMQDHLSYLAQKEGIFKDPLSGVAFRGKTKRIRLVLYRRFSLTKKGAPKPAENLLALNRVSEQLISRLQTLGLLVRTLKGKQCYEWLVRWFNPAPQRFNQDINELLKKRPYPKESERPFGWNMAESIFFNEPKSTSTTWQFDDMHHKVMCLHRLERLPEIGAITKERKQSSTLCYALLDKLPEGSIFSTHIVFEDSDTIEKHLSIIEKSAMGFDREPQLIKADIETARYEMKNGNRLFRVVHAIYYASPTLEGLSSIENQIMNELNLVNLNAILPEYEKNPLDMYLRFLPMNFDYQFEKQRVFRSTYQFATEVAALLPFYGRSRGDGLHPLFTLFNRGGEAFIFDPYHKDFKMANSHMFVVGSTGAGKSVFINTVVLPLLAIKNARVFIIEAGGSFDLLTQYIRSHGKKVTQMTFDRKNPIAINPFSESYEALEKILEEEAFLLQQREVGAEEALIKVIHRHTEKIQEVLDSPVVNAENNSAQKSAEENRDILSEMVMALRNMITGGMPQEEARFTLADLNLISETLVEAIKECKENNVPQVLIQHIVEYFEKKSKTINKEYLARRLDEMARTMKSFTTMPTKSRFFNRPSEALMDSDYMHINLGFLQDTSDANNMVMMSLLMISLLSKILAIAEANQRSTRPTILIIDEAHIPMKNPLVCAFLVLMAKVARKLGLWLIPVTQNVKDFSDNEAKKVLAMMETWLCLALSPDEVDNVEQLRQLTAEQRSLILNVQKHAGLYSEGVLLSSRYQGLFRNIPPRFALAMAMTEQSEKAERQHIMQENNVSELEAAKVVGERLKNITQKTREDEGFDD